The following are from one region of the Apostichopus japonicus isolate 1M-3 chromosome 17, ASM3797524v1, whole genome shotgun sequence genome:
- the LOC139984676 gene encoding uncharacterized protein, translating into MEGASATVTLRLTSEFLCPDCQRLFDTPKVLSCGHSICQKCIRQRCQTIPHDKKEITCPKCKCGTLLPSSGGTDDFPENYSLTSVLSILKLTPEIQELENHVTGNGGKTKPNKQTSKEIQRFTHMLKQLETDFVEITNIKENANTAIQTLSQSKNQVNKQINETADEFLTRLTLDMDAEKNKLIKSVEETYLEKYTEANATLEKAKVLEATIFSAKEVTSSILAALEREDADLKSGPDIGVKVEGLVKNVDRKMADIRKRKVPSGLDVRFEPSELNKLPSIGHLSDLLYFVGTLWVNTKELILVADSRRERHCVTLRVVNCNDVTKILSEGEISPSDKEAPITAMMSPFRTGTILISVGVEIFVLGVSETTQPSSAVTESVMSLDVPKGTHITSLSVRHDGNIMVATNLSNMILVFSEDGRSTDVIQTLAEDDVMHPISMCSISYYRTAVCCFNADKVIVLSHSWNAAKTKRSGYLTHTRESMDGRPVRYISKSVKSSLSGWLVLWFTSELNNNNNNNSNDVETVNWEVTCYDYVTTLVTSIAQGDSRETGIPIAMDVREKKLAVCFPDGRVLFYEV; encoded by the exons ATGGAAGGCGCTTCTGCTACCGTTACTTTGAGACTGACAAGTGAATTTCTCTGTCCCGATTGCCAACGACTCTTTGATACGCCCAAAGTCTTGAGTTGTGGTCACAGTATTTGTCAAAAATGTATACGCCAGAGATGTCAGACAATACCTCATGATAAGAAAGAAATAACCTGTCCCAAATGTAAATGCGGAACTCTCTTACCGAGCTCGGGAGGAACTGACGATTTTCCGGAAAATTATAGTCTAACATCAGTTTTAAGTATTCTCAAACTTACTCCCGAGATCCAAGAGCTTGAGAATCACGTGACTGGTAATGGCGGGAAAACGAAACCGAACAAGCAGACGAGCAAGGAGATCCAGAGATTCACTCACATGTTAAAACAATTGGAGACAGATTTCGTTGAGATTACGAACATCAAAGAAAATGCTAATACGGCAATCCAAACACTCTCACAGAGTAAGAATCaagtcaataaacaaataaacgaaACGGCTGACGAGTTCCTAACAAGGCTAACATTGGATATGGACGCAGAGAAGAATAAGCTGATAAAATCGGTGGAGGAGACTTATTTGGAGAAATATACT GAAGCGAACGCGACCCTCGAAAAAGCAAAAGTACTCGAGGCAACCATTTTTAGCGCAAAAGAAGTAACATCATCGATTCTGGCCGCGCTCGAGCGCGAGGACGCTGATCTAAAATCTGGACCGGACATCGGGGTCAAAGTTGAAGGTTTGGTGAAGAATGTCGACCGTAAAATGGCAGACataagaaagagaaaagttCCTTCCGGTTTGGACGTTCGATTTGAACCATCTGAGTTAAACAAACTCCCCTCCATTGGTCACCTGTCGGATCTACTTTACTTTGTCGGTACCTTatgggtgaacacaaaagagctCATTTTAGTTGCTGATAGCCGACGGGAAAGGCATTGCGTTACTCTTCGAGTGGTCAACTGCAATGACGTCACCAAGATTCTATCGGAAGGAGAAATAAGTCCAAGCGATAAAGAAGCGCCTATTACCGCAATGATGAGTCCGTTTCGAACAGGGACTATATTAATCTCCGTCGGAGTAGAAATCTTTGTGTTGGGTGTCAGTGAAACTACGCAACCGTCGTCTGCCGTAACTGAGTCTGTTATGTCTTTGGATGTACCAAAAGGTACGCACATTACGTCATTATCAGTGAGGCATGACGGGAATATTATGGTGGCGACTAATTTGTCGAATATGATACTAGTTTTCTCGGAGGATGGGAGGAGTACTGACGTCATACAAACACTGGCGGAAGATGACGTCATGCACCCAATATCGATGTGTAGCATCAGTTACTATCGCACTGCCGTATGTTGTTTCAACGCAGACAAAGTCATCGTACTCTCCCACAGCTGGAATGCGGCCAAAACTAAAAGATCGGGTTATTTGACGCATACCAGAGAATCAATGGACGGAAGACCGGTTCGCTATATATCAAAGTCGGTCAAATCCTCACTGTCTGGTTGGCTAGTCCTCTGGTTTACCTCTgaattgaataataataataataataacagcaaCGACGTAGAAACTGTCAACTGGGAAGTGACGTGTTATGATTACGTCACGACCCTGGTAACGTCCATTGCACAAGGGGATAGTCGCGAAACTGGTATCCCAATTGC
- the LOC139984675 gene encoding CUB and sushi domain-containing protein 3-like, with translation MRMEGLRYKVFKNLVLILAILPILAEGQVQFGRCSDEPCLNDGECRGIFRLFYACSCTDGYTGSNCQYETPCNTFPCLNGGSCTDDLDSSSRECTCPPNVSGESCEFVRECVDDDVRCNGYCFPSIVRCDYNDDCPDGTDEEGCNEIDITPDGVNLTSPYFPRPGYLDNFDYTWYLTSPEDHYISLEFSVFDLEYYQDVIFIGEGEDNRYDNADYKLSGEYEVLRILPKSSSVWIRMVTNDNRSPSIGFKVYANAVPIAEAVLRECDPETEFSCKDGSCLGETVVCDGFNQCTNAADEYSCPRTTCYSGAYIPEYERCNRRWFCPEGEDEYYCEPAQVGEVFYMETPIDIDRPTGYQAYSNETWTVATEEGLCLSVYFSSFKTESDYDLWYIGVGNKLSLSAIFLYLSGSFVLDPFLIPFNESFVHFESDGSKNDGYVLMEMEVVNKTELMYCEKGSYVHRKQICDNEWHCLDGRDEVKCEPLPRGENRIITSAYYPVGYPKNTHQVWTFTTEDDLKLLLQVTTLRTEENFDLLRIGSGSSCVEESYASFSGEVDYRFVISQDNTMCVFFSSDYSVENIGMTATVSAVAENDYVICSTDGSVIPAVLQCDFRWNCPAGEDERGCEPLKLYDAIPFESPNFPGAYPPYSYIIYTASSEPGTETYYTFDIFDMEKGTDYLYAGCGPDPFDANTTVVSLTGNEAEPFTLPCNDVWFTFYSDGYGYNIGYSGTTYVVPASDGLVCSEDGSPVDKDAVCDRKWDCLLTGDDERNCPRIPVNQTAYIRSENYPAPYPRDQFSVFTGEAEDGLHALVEFFDFDLQAGDSLTFGCGANPYDDLSVVATFTGGEIPPPLTLECASIWFSLSTTSSEGDNRGFFGSITTVAPDGGLICSDGTFVPDDRICNGRWECKDEGEDESDCPLIPVDQTVFFESENYPSPYPTNGFFIYSGEAEAGLSGVVEFLDFDVEDGKDFLTFGCGKNPYDKSTIVATFTGELPPSLIIDCQQIWFTLETDSSEGNNRGYFGSITTVRRIVEPPPELVAGRCTDYLPYSETVSETKFPLKLPLGREVIRDLIMGPACNDDEVLRGICAILYPPLKADTEQGEVDVCSSTCEKFHLCSSIDLLVDVDCDSISSNTPHDVLPGLCYEGEKED, from the exons ATGAGGATGGAGGGCCTACGCTACAAAGTGTTTAAAAATCTCGTTTTAATACTTGCTATTCTTCCAATTTTGGCAGAAG GTCAAGTTCAGTTCGGGAGATGTAGCGATGAGCCTTGTTTGAATGATGGTGAATGTCGCGGTATTTTCCGTTTATTCTACGCTTGTTCATGCACAGATGGTTACACCGGCAGCAACTGTCAATACG AGACACCTTGCAACACTTTTCCATGTTTAAATGGTGGCTCTTGTACCGACGATCTGGATAGCTCATCTCGTGAATGCACGTGCCCGCCAAACGTTTCCGGGGAAAGTTGTGAATTTg TCAGAGAATGCGTggatgatgacgtcagatgtAATGGTTATTGCTTTCCATCGATTGTCCGTTGTGACTACAATGACGACTGTCCAGACGGAACGGATGAGGAAGGCTGTAAtg AAATTGACATCACTCCTGATGGAGTGAACCTGACATCTCCTTATTTCCCTCGACCTGGTTATCTTGATAACTTTGACTACACGTGGTATCTGACGTCACCGGAGGATCACTACATCAGCCTCGAATTCTCCGTCTTCGATCTGGAGTACTATCAAGACGTAATATTCATAGGAGAAGGCGAAGACAATAGGTATGACAACGCAGACTACAAGCTTAGTGGGGAATATGAAGTCCTTAGAATTCTGCCGAAATCTAGCAGTGTCTGGATCAGAATGGTGACAAATGACAACAGATCGCCCAGCATCGGATTTAAAGTTTACGCGAATGCAGTTCCCATAGCTGAAGCAG TGCTTCGAGAATGCGACCCAGAGACTGAATTTTCTTGCAAGGACGGTTCTTGTCTGGGTGAAACCGTTGTCTGTGATGGCTTTAACCAATGTACCAATGCAGCCGACGAATATTCCTGTCCAC gTACGACGTGCTATAGTGGTGCTTATATACCAGAATACGAACGATGCAACCGACGTTGGTTTTGTCCTGAAGGAGAGGACGAATACTACTGCG AGCCTGCTCAAGTTGGGGAGGTATTCTATATGGAGACGCCGATAGACATAGACCGTCCTACGGGATACCAAGCATATAGTAACGAGACTTGGACGGTTGCGACTGAAGAGGGACTCTGTCTCTCAGTCTACTTTTCCTCGTTCAAGACGGAGAGTGACTACGATCTTTGGTACATTGGTGTTGGAAACAAGTTATCCCTTAGTgccatatttttatatttatccGGGAGCTTTGTCCTCGACCCATTCCTCATACCGTTCAATGAATCTTTCGTCCATTTTGAGAGTGATGGAAGCAAGAACGATGGATATGTTCTGATGGAAATGGAGGTTGTAAACAAAACAG AGTTGATGTACTGTGAAAAGGGCTCCTATGTCCATCGGAAGCAGATTTGTGATAATGAATGGCATTGTCTTGATGGCCGGGACGAGGTAAAATGTG AGCCTTTACCGAGGGGAGAGAACAGGATCATAACATCAGCCTATTATCCGGTCGGATACCCGAAAAACACTCACCAAGTGTGGACATTCACCACGGAGGACGATCTGAAATTACTGTTGCAGGTAACAACCCTGAGAACAGAAGAAAACTTTGATCTTCTTAGGATCGGTTCTGGTTCTTCCTGCGTCGAGGAGAGCTACGCCAGTTTCTCTGGCGAGGTGGACTATCGGTTTGTTATCTCACAGGACAACACGATGTGCGTTTTCTTCTCCAGTGACTATTCTGTCGAAAACATTGGTATGACTGCGACTGTGTCTGCCGTAGCGGAAAATG ATTACGTAATTTGCTCAACTGACGGTAGCGTTATCCCGGCGGTCCTTCAATGCGACTTCAGATGGAATTGTCCTGCAGGAGAAGATGAAAGAGGTTGCG AACCGCTCAAACTTTACGATGCTATACCGTTTGAATCACCAAACTTCCCCGGCGCATACCCTCCCTATAGCTACATAATTTACACTGCTTCCTCGGAACCTGGCACAGAGACCTACTATACGTTCGATATTTTCGATATGGAGAAAGGTACAGATTACCTCTACGCCGGATGTGGACCTGATCCTTTTGATGCCAACACTACAGTAGTCAGCCTAACCGGCAACGAAGCCGAACCTTTCACATTGCCTTGCAATGATGTGTGGTTTACCTTCTATTCTGATGGATACGGGTATAACATTGGCTACAGCGGTACTACCTACGTTGTACCTGCAAGTG ACGGCTTGGTGTGTTCTGAAGATGGATCTCCGGTGGACAAGGATGCCGTCTGCGATAGAAAATGGGATTGCTTGCTGACGGGAGATGACGAACGCAACTGTC CCCGAATTCCAGTCAATCAAACGGCTTACATTCGATCAGAGAATTACCCGGCTCCATATCCACGGGACCAATTTTCTGTCTTTACTGGAGAAGCAGAAGATGGGCTACACGCATTGGTGGAATTTTTTGACTTCGACCTTCAAGCAGGAGACAGTCTCACTTTCGGTTGTGGAGCAAATCCTTACGACGACCTGTCCGTTGTCGCAACTTTTACCGGCGGAGAAATACCTCCCCCTCTGACTCTCGAATGTGCCAGCATTTGGTTCTCTTTATCTACCACCTCATCGGAGGGAGATAACCGAGGCTTCTTCGGAAGCATTACAACTGTAGCACCAGATG GGGGACTCATTTGTTCAGATGGAACATTCGTACCTGATGATCGCATCTGCAATGGGCGTTGGGAATGTAAGGATGAAGGAGAAGATGAAAGCGACTGTC CTTTAATACCTGTTGATCAAACAGTTTTCTTCGAATCTGAAAATTACCCCTCTCCATACCCCACGAATGGTTTCTTCATCTATTCTGGAGAAGCAGAAGCAGGGTTGTCAGGAGTCGTGGAGTTCCTTGATTTCGATGTTGAGGACGGTAAAGACTTTCTTACTTTTGGTTGTGGAAAGAATCCATACGATAAGTCCACCATCGTCGCCACTTTCACCGGTGAATTGCCTCCCTCTCTGATCATTGACTGTCAGCAAATCTGGTTTACTTTGGAAACCGATTCTTCAGAGGGGAATAACAGAGGTTATTTTGGATCTATTACAACTGTGAGACGGATAG TGGAGCCGCCGCCGGAACTGGTTGCAGGCAGATGTACTGACTATTTACCATATTCGGAAACTGTTTCCGAGACGAAGTTTCCTCTGAAATTACCTCTCGGGAGGGAAGTCATCAGGGACCTGATAATGGGTCCGGCGTGTAATGACGATGAGGTACTACGTGGGATTTGTGCGATCCTCTATCCTCCCTTGAAGGCTGACACCGAACAGGGTGAGGTCGACGTCTGCTCATCTACATGCGAGAAGTTTCACCTGTGTTCGAGCATTGACTTATTGGTCGACGTCGACTGCGATTCCATCAGTTCCAATACTCCTCACGATGTCTTACCTGGATTATGTTATGAAG GTGAAAAAGAAGACTAG